The Lepisosteus oculatus isolate fLepOcu1 chromosome 4, fLepOcu1.hap2, whole genome shotgun sequence genome window below encodes:
- the uroc1 gene encoding urocanate hydratase, translating into MSLSVSAPPEQGAPPSLCIAESVCLSAGAAMSSLKELCAGLPLSPLPPKRGRDPGVPHAPVRTPNLSEQEEKLALRNALRYIPPELHTTLAPEFAQELRLFGHIYMYRFCPPLAMRAYPIDQYPCRTRQAAAIMHMIMNNLDPAVAQFPQELVTYGGNGQVFSNWAQFWLVMHFLSEMTEAQTLVMYSGHPLGLFPSHPLAPRLVITNGMVIPNYSSREEYDKMFALGVTMYGQMTAGSYCYIGPQGIVHGTLLTVLNAGRRYLGSGELGGRVFVTAGLGGMSGAQAKAAVIAGCVGVIAEVDEAALRKRHEQGWLMEVTSDLDRCVRRIREARKTKEALSLGYHGNVVDLWERLVQEYEASGELLVDLGSDQTSCHNPFSGGYYPTQLSLRQAQELMHSDPARFRCLVQESLRRQVAAINKLAEAGMFFWDYGNAFLLEAQRAGADVEKSGAGKTEFKYPSYVQHIMGEIFSLGFGPFRWVCTSGDPSDLAQTDDIAAGVLDDISRTAPERVRQQYSDNSRWIRQAGRHNMVVGSQARILYSDQKGRVAIALAINRAIAEGRIKAPVVISRDHHDVSGTDSPFRETSNIYDGSAFCADMAVQNFVGDAFRGATWVALHNGGGVGWGEVVNGGFGLVLDGSEEAGQRARMMLNWDVSNGVARRCWSGNASAHATIQRAMEEVEGLRVVLPFSVRDDGLLERALRG; encoded by the exons ATGTCTCTGTCTGTTAGCGCACCGCCTGAGCAGGGTGCGCCTCCATCTCTCTGTATCGCCgagtccgtctgtctgtctgccgggGCCGCCATGTCCAGTCTGAAGGAGCTCTGCGCAGGGCTGCCTCTGAGCCCCCTGCCCCCCAAAAGAGGAAGGGATCCCGGGGTACCCCACGCCCCTGTTAGGACCCCTAATCTGTCGGAGCAGGAGGAGAAG CTGGCCCTGAGGAATGCCCTGCGCTATATCCCTCCCGAGCTTCACACCACGCTGGCCCCAGAGTTCGCCCAGGAGCTGCGGCTGTTCGGGCACATCTACATGTACCGCTTCTGCCCTCCGCTGGCCATGAG GGCTTATCCTATAGACCAGTACCCCTGCCGGACTCGACAGGCAGCGGCAATCATGCACATGATTATGAACAACCTGGACCCTGCAGTTGCTCAG TTTCCTCAGGAGCTGGTCACCTACGGGGGCAATGGGCAGGTGTTCAGCAACTGGGCTCAG TTCTGGCTGGTGATGCACTTCCTCAGTGAGATGACAGAGGCACAGACTCTGGTGATGTACAGTGGACACCCCCTGGGCCTGTTCCCCAGCCACCCCCTGGCCCCCCGGCTCGTCATCACTAATGGAATG GTCATCCCGAACTACTCCTCTCGGGAGGAATATGACAAGATGTTTGCTCTGGGGGTAACAAT GTACGGGCAGATGACAGCAGGGAGTTACTGCTACATTGGCCCTCAAGGCATTGTCCACGGCACCCTG CTGACGGTGCTGAACGCCGGCCGGCGGTACCTGGGCTCGGGCGAGCTGGGTGGCCGCGTGTTCGTCACCGCGGGCCTGGGGGGCATGAGCGGGGCGCAGGCCAAGGCGGCCGTGATCGCGGGCTGTGTGGGCGTCATCGCCGAG GTGGATGAAGCCGCCCTGAGGAAGCGGCACGAGCAGGGCTGGCTGATGGAGGTCACCAGCGACCTGGACCGCTGCGTGCGCAGGATCAG GGAAGCCCGGAAGACCAAGGAGGCACTCAGCCTGGGTTACCATGGCAACGTGGTGGATCTGTG gGAGCGCCTGGTCCAGGAGTACGAGGCCTCCGGGGAGCTGCTGGTGGACCTGGGCTCAGACCAGACCTCCTGCCACAACCCCTTCAGTGGCGGGTACTACCCCACCCAGCTCAGCCTGCGCCAGGCCCAGGAGCTGATGCACAGCGACCCGGCCCGCTTCCGCTGCCTGGTGCAGGAGAG TCTGCGCAGGCAGGTAGCCGCCATTAACAAGCTGGCAGAAGCAGGCATGTTCTTCTGGGACTATGGGAACGCGTTCCTGCTGGAGGCCCAGAGAGCCG GAGCTGATGTGGAGAAGAGTGGGGCTGGAAAGACTGAGTTTAAATACCCCTCCTACGTCCAGCATATAATGGG AGAGATCTTCTCCCTGGGGTTCGGGCCGTTCCGCTGGGTGTGCACCTCGGGGGACCCCAGTGACCTGGCGCAGACGGACGACATCGCCGCGGGCGTGCTGGATGACATCAGCAGGACAG CGCCGGAGCGCGTCAGGCAGCAGTACAGCGACAACAGCCGCTGGATCCGCCAGGCCGGCCGACACAACATG GTGGTGGGCTCCCAGGCACGGATTCTGTACTCTGACCAGAAAGGTCGTGTGGCCATTGCCCTGGCCATTAACCGCGCCATCGCTGAGGGAAGGATCAAG GCTCCGGTGGTGATCAGCCGAGACCACCACGACGTCAGCGGCACGGACAGCCCGTTCCGAGAGACCTCCAACATCTACGACGGCTCGGCCTTCTGCGCGG ACATGGCTGTGCAGAATTTCGTGGGAGACGCGTTCCGTGGAGCCACCTGGGTGGCGCTGCACAATGGAGGGGGAGTGGGCTG GGGAGAGGTGGTCAACGGCGGCTTCGGGCTGGTGCTGGACGGGTCCGAAGAGGCAGGACAGAGAGCCAGAATGATGCTCAACTGGGACGTGTCCAATGGG GTGGCTCGGCGGTGCTGGTCCGGCAACGCCAGCGCCCACGCCACGATCCAGCGCGCCATGGAGGAGGTGGAGGGGCTGAGGGTGGTGCTGCCGTTCTCCGTGCGCGATGACGGCCTCCTGGAGCGGGCGCTGCGCGGCTGA
- the efcab12 gene encoding EF-hand calcium-binding domain-containing protein 12 isoform X2: MNVKTEIMAEATPEEQLRRVRQRDLFQTYFFKVAARTFGPPKSRERVIIAPPMPTADRDLQLTSDPAPPGPAVGQRRPRRAPPAPLAGADPAPQEPESGPPAPRDEAVRELQGWMAQRKEFRRQLDSMGDVRKWVRSKPVVSELEASVGERGEARPRSEQGDARKPPVKPGVGPPQPKKPPRKHAAPPPVIRRPSPQAVSALQRYLHAHRLRLTELFLRLDRRRTGRVSRGDFRTVFEQEGIPVDEAQLDDLLVALSSGDVDTVSYRELVGGRRAWSLQTRQARKSRPAQGRAADTEPRPSAGQELGSGPEPGQQGAPSVRVSRGSPFLQVPLPCLRERRPLTLEDEEELGRLHRQRRRTAKLGSSDVEALARVWVVKTGRAAVDGHALPSTAGGQSGEAVDRYRRACLRELMDTLQLCQERGLALSEATLERALLHPGDRLLRASDPLLKLRQPGTSPAARTLGQKSAWGDRREKEEEEKAFSAGMSQPRVGTDRPVYPPRKAVERGRQLVKLSTGQARIGRRTDCWLTFEEYASITRDSPQRPSRRANPDAFWPGRDLETVRLLLPETGRVPEEVLFRPVRRGPAPRPSSWPACAQGLFISGDSVAHKSPLLP, from the exons ATGAATGTGAAAACGGAAATCATGGCAGAAGCAACTCCTGAGGAACAGTTACGGCGGGTCAGACAGAGAGACCTTTTCCAGACCTACTTTTTTAAAGTGGCAGCCAGAACGTTCGGCCCCCCAAAGAGCCGGGAGAGGGTCATCATCGCGCCGCCGATGCCCACGGCTGACCGTGACCTCcagctgacctctgaccccgcGCCCCCAGGCCCGGCCGTGGGCCAGAGGCGGCCCAGGCGGGCCCCCCCGGCCCCCCTCGCCGGAGCCGACCCGGCCCCACAGGAGCCGGAGAGCGGACCGCCGGCGCCCCGGGACGAGGCCGTGAGGGAGCTCCAGGGCTGGATGGCGCAGAGGAAGGAATTCCGCAGGCAGCTGGACAGCATGGGAGACGTGCGGAAGTGGGTCCGGAGCAAACCGGTGGTCTCCGAGCTGGAGGCGTCcgtgggggagagaggggaggccCGGCCCAGGAGCGAGCAGGGAGACGCCCGGAAGCCTCCTGTGAAACCAGGG GTGGGGCCCCCCCAACCGAAGAAGCCCCCCCGGAAGCACGCGGCGCCCCCCCCAGTCATCAGGCGGCCGTCGCCTCAGGCGGTCTCAGCCCTGCAGCGGTACCTACACGCTCACAGGCTGAGACTGACGGAGCTCTTCTTGCGTCTGGACCGGCGCCGGACCGGCCGGGTCTCGCGGGGCGACTTCAGAACCGTCTTTGAGCAG GAGGGGATCCCGGTGGACGAGGCCCAGCTGGACGACCTCCTGGTGGCCCTGAGCTCCGGGGACGTGGACACGGTGAGCTACAGGGAGCTGGTGGGCGGCCGGCGGGCCTGGAGCCTGCAGACGAGGCAGGCCCGGAAGAGCAGGCCAGCGCAGGGCCGCGCAG CGGACACGGAGCCGCGCCCGTCCGCCGGCCAGGAGCTGGGGTCTGGCCCGGAGCCCGGTCAACAGGGCGCTCCCTCTGTGCGTGTCTCTCGGGGATCCCCCTTCCTGCAGGTGCCCCTCCCCTGCCTGCGGGAGCGGCGACCTCTGACCCTGGAGGACGAGGAAGAGCTGGGCAGACTACACCGGCAGAGACGGCGCACAGCCAAG CTGGGCAGCAGCGATGTGGAGGCTCTGGCCCGGGTCTGGGTGGTGAAGACGGGCAGGGCAGCTGTGGACGGGCACGCCCTCCCGTCCACAGCCGGCGGGCAGAGCGGGGAGGCTGTGGACCGGTACCGGCGGGCCTGTCTCCGCGAGCTGATGGACACCCTGCAGCTGTGCCAGGAGCGAGGGCTGGCGCTGAGCGAGGCCACGCTGGAGAGGG CTCTGCTGCACCCCGGTGACAGGCTGCTGAGAGCCTCTGACCCCCTCCTGAAGCTGAGACAGCCCGGGACGAGCCCCGCCGCGAGGACATTGGGACAGAAGAGCGCCTGGGGTGACCggagagagaaggaggaagaggagaaggCCTTCAGCGCAGGGATGAGCCAGCCCCGAGTTGGCACCGACAG GCCTGTGTACCCGCCCCGCAAGGCCGTGGAGAGGGGCAGGCAGCTGGTGAAGCTGTCGACGGGCCAGGCAAGGATCGGGCGCAGGACTGACTGCTGGCTGACCTTCGAGGAATACGCCAGCATCACCAG GGACTCTCCGCAGCGCCCGAGCCGGCGTGCCAACCCCGACGCGTTCTGGCCCGGGCGGGACCTGGAGACGGTGCGGCTCCTGCTGCCCGAGACGGGGCGCGTCCCGGAGGAGGTCCTGTTCCGCCCCGTCCGCCGCGGGCCTGCGCCCCGTCCCAGTAGCTGGCCAGCCTGCGCCCAGGGGCTCTTCATCTCCGGGGACAGCGTGGCGCACAAGAGCCCCCTGCTGCCGTAG
- the efcab12 gene encoding EF-hand calcium-binding domain-containing protein 12 isoform X1, which produces MNVKTEIMAEATPEEQLRRVRQRDLFQTYFFKVAARTFGPPKSRERVIIAPPMPTADRDLQLTSDPAPPGPAVGQRRPRRAPPAPLAGADPAPQEPESGPPAPRDEAVRELQGWMAQRKEFRRQLDSMGDVRKWVRSKPVVSELEASVGERGEARPRSEQGDARKPPVKPGVGPPQPKKPPRKHAAPPPVIRRPSPQAVSALQRYLHAHRLRLTELFLRLDRRRTGRVSRGDFRTVFEQEGIPVDEAQLDDLLVALSSGDVDTVSYRELVGGRRAWSLQTRQARKSRPAQGRAADTEPRPSAGQELGSGPEPGQQGAPSVRVSRGSPFLQVPLPCLRERRPLTLEDEEELGRLHRQRRRTAKLGSSDVEALARVWVVKTGRAAVDGHALPSTAGGQSGEAVDRYRRACLRELMDTLQLCQERGLALSEATLERALLHPGDRLLRASDPLLKLRQPGTSPAARTLGQKSAWGDRREKEEEEKAFSAGMSQPRVGTDSRPVYPPRKAVERGRQLVKLSTGQARIGRRTDCWLTFEEYASITRDSPQRPSRRANPDAFWPGRDLETVRLLLPETGRVPEEVLFRPVRRGPAPRPSSWPACAQGLFISGDSVAHKSPLLP; this is translated from the exons ATGAATGTGAAAACGGAAATCATGGCAGAAGCAACTCCTGAGGAACAGTTACGGCGGGTCAGACAGAGAGACCTTTTCCAGACCTACTTTTTTAAAGTGGCAGCCAGAACGTTCGGCCCCCCAAAGAGCCGGGAGAGGGTCATCATCGCGCCGCCGATGCCCACGGCTGACCGTGACCTCcagctgacctctgaccccgcGCCCCCAGGCCCGGCCGTGGGCCAGAGGCGGCCCAGGCGGGCCCCCCCGGCCCCCCTCGCCGGAGCCGACCCGGCCCCACAGGAGCCGGAGAGCGGACCGCCGGCGCCCCGGGACGAGGCCGTGAGGGAGCTCCAGGGCTGGATGGCGCAGAGGAAGGAATTCCGCAGGCAGCTGGACAGCATGGGAGACGTGCGGAAGTGGGTCCGGAGCAAACCGGTGGTCTCCGAGCTGGAGGCGTCcgtgggggagagaggggaggccCGGCCCAGGAGCGAGCAGGGAGACGCCCGGAAGCCTCCTGTGAAACCAGGG GTGGGGCCCCCCCAACCGAAGAAGCCCCCCCGGAAGCACGCGGCGCCCCCCCCAGTCATCAGGCGGCCGTCGCCTCAGGCGGTCTCAGCCCTGCAGCGGTACCTACACGCTCACAGGCTGAGACTGACGGAGCTCTTCTTGCGTCTGGACCGGCGCCGGACCGGCCGGGTCTCGCGGGGCGACTTCAGAACCGTCTTTGAGCAG GAGGGGATCCCGGTGGACGAGGCCCAGCTGGACGACCTCCTGGTGGCCCTGAGCTCCGGGGACGTGGACACGGTGAGCTACAGGGAGCTGGTGGGCGGCCGGCGGGCCTGGAGCCTGCAGACGAGGCAGGCCCGGAAGAGCAGGCCAGCGCAGGGCCGCGCAG CGGACACGGAGCCGCGCCCGTCCGCCGGCCAGGAGCTGGGGTCTGGCCCGGAGCCCGGTCAACAGGGCGCTCCCTCTGTGCGTGTCTCTCGGGGATCCCCCTTCCTGCAGGTGCCCCTCCCCTGCCTGCGGGAGCGGCGACCTCTGACCCTGGAGGACGAGGAAGAGCTGGGCAGACTACACCGGCAGAGACGGCGCACAGCCAAG CTGGGCAGCAGCGATGTGGAGGCTCTGGCCCGGGTCTGGGTGGTGAAGACGGGCAGGGCAGCTGTGGACGGGCACGCCCTCCCGTCCACAGCCGGCGGGCAGAGCGGGGAGGCTGTGGACCGGTACCGGCGGGCCTGTCTCCGCGAGCTGATGGACACCCTGCAGCTGTGCCAGGAGCGAGGGCTGGCGCTGAGCGAGGCCACGCTGGAGAGGG CTCTGCTGCACCCCGGTGACAGGCTGCTGAGAGCCTCTGACCCCCTCCTGAAGCTGAGACAGCCCGGGACGAGCCCCGCCGCGAGGACATTGGGACAGAAGAGCGCCTGGGGTGACCggagagagaaggaggaagaggagaaggCCTTCAGCGCAGGGATGAGCCAGCCCCGAGTTGGCACCGACA GCAGGCCTGTGTACCCGCCCCGCAAGGCCGTGGAGAGGGGCAGGCAGCTGGTGAAGCTGTCGACGGGCCAGGCAAGGATCGGGCGCAGGACTGACTGCTGGCTGACCTTCGAGGAATACGCCAGCATCACCAG GGACTCTCCGCAGCGCCCGAGCCGGCGTGCCAACCCCGACGCGTTCTGGCCCGGGCGGGACCTGGAGACGGTGCGGCTCCTGCTGCCCGAGACGGGGCGCGTCCCGGAGGAGGTCCTGTTCCGCCCCGTCCGCCGCGGGCCTGCGCCCCGTCCCAGTAGCTGGCCAGCCTGCGCCCAGGGGCTCTTCATCTCCGGGGACAGCGTGGCGCACAAGAGCCCCCTGCTGCCGTAG